One Defluviitoga tunisiensis genomic window carries:
- the metG gene encoding methionine--tRNA ligase yields the protein MSKFYVTTPIYYVNSEPHIGSAYTTIVADVIARFKRMMGYDVFFLTGTDEHGQKVLQAAKEKNISPQKYVDELSAKFKTLWDDMNISYTHFVRTTDDYHVKTVQFFVQKMIDNGDVYKGKYEGWYCIHDEAFWNADEVINEDGEKLCPDCKRELKWVEEENYFFKLSKYNQPLIKYYEEHPEFVEPAFRRNEMMQILKRGLKDLSITRTTFDWGVPLLNDPKHVVYVWVDALINYVSAIGYIDDEDKFKKYWPADLHLIAKEINRFHSIIWPAMLMSVGLPLPNKIFAHGWLTINGQKISKSLGNAIDPRILINVYGKDVIRYYLLKDINFGRDGDFSEDNLIVRYNADLVNDLSNLIYRTLTMVEKYFDSYIPEHEEKDKIDEELFELVENKKEQFLSYMNSYQFTQALETLWEVVRFSNKYIDLTEPWLLAKEQSKRKRLGTVLYNLLESIRIIGILIYPIMPETSEIILKKYGYDLSYLKFENLKIGLLEPGRKIEKGNPIFERIDVESWEKVIKTKTVLEEKKEEEELVEKEKNELNNVIDFVEIEEFKKIDLRVGEVIKAENIEKSNKLIKLIVDLGPLGQKQIIAGIKAFYSPESLLNKKIIVLSNLKPAKLMGELSEGMLLAAKDDKGNLSILTVDKDVEPGAKIS from the coding sequence TTGTCTAAGTTTTATGTTACAACACCTATATACTACGTTAACAGTGAACCTCACATAGGATCTGCTTATACAACTATTGTTGCAGATGTTATTGCTCGTTTTAAAAGGATGATGGGATACGATGTGTTTTTCTTAACAGGTACTGATGAGCACGGTCAAAAAGTATTACAAGCGGCTAAAGAAAAAAATATTTCACCTCAAAAATATGTGGATGAACTATCAGCTAAATTCAAAACACTATGGGATGATATGAATATAAGTTACACACATTTTGTTAGAACAACTGATGACTATCACGTAAAGACAGTACAATTTTTTGTACAAAAAATGATAGATAATGGAGACGTTTATAAGGGAAAATATGAAGGTTGGTATTGCATTCATGATGAAGCTTTTTGGAACGCTGATGAAGTAATAAATGAAGACGGAGAAAAATTGTGTCCTGACTGTAAAAGAGAATTAAAATGGGTTGAAGAAGAAAATTATTTTTTTAAGTTATCAAAGTATAACCAACCCCTTATTAAATATTATGAAGAACATCCCGAGTTTGTTGAACCTGCATTTAGACGTAATGAAATGATGCAAATTTTAAAAAGGGGTTTAAAAGATTTAAGTATAACCCGTACTACTTTTGATTGGGGAGTTCCTTTGCTTAATGATCCTAAACATGTTGTATACGTTTGGGTAGATGCATTAATAAATTATGTTAGTGCTATTGGATATATCGATGATGAAGATAAGTTTAAAAAATATTGGCCAGCTGATTTGCATTTGATAGCCAAAGAAATAAATAGATTTCATTCAATAATATGGCCAGCAATGCTTATGTCTGTAGGGCTTCCTTTGCCAAATAAGATTTTCGCCCACGGATGGTTAACTATTAATGGTCAAAAAATTTCCAAATCTTTAGGTAATGCAATTGATCCTAGAATATTAATAAATGTTTATGGAAAAGATGTAATAAGATATTATTTACTAAAAGATATAAATTTTGGAAGAGATGGAGATTTTTCTGAGGACAATTTAATTGTGCGATATAATGCGGATTTAGTTAATGACTTGAGCAATTTAATCTATAGGACACTAACTATGGTTGAAAAATATTTTGATAGCTATATTCCAGAGCATGAAGAAAAAGATAAAATAGATGAAGAACTCTTTGAGTTGGTAGAAAATAAAAAAGAGCAGTTTTTGAGTTATATGAACTCTTATCAATTTACGCAAGCTTTAGAAACTCTTTGGGAAGTAGTTCGATTTTCTAACAAATATATAGATTTGACTGAACCCTGGCTTTTAGCAAAAGAACAAAGTAAAAGAAAGAGGTTAGGAACTGTATTGTACAATTTATTAGAGTCTATAAGAATTATCGGTATACTGATTTATCCTATAATGCCTGAAACATCTGAGATCATCTTAAAAAAATATGGGTATGATTTATCTTATCTGAAATTTGAAAATCTAAAAATAGGATTATTAGAACCTGGAAGAAAAATAGAAAAGGGAAATCCTATTTTTGAAAGAATTGATGTGGAAAGTTGGGAAAAGGTAATAAAAACGAAGACAGTTCTTGAAGAAAAAAAGGAGGAAGAAGAGTTGGTTGAAAAAGAGAAAAATGAATTAAATAATGTAATTGATTTTGTTGAAATAGAAGAATTTAAAAAAATAGATTTAAGAGTGGGAGAAGTTATTAAGGCAGAAAATATTGAAAAATCAAATAAATTGATAAAATTAATTGTTGATCTTGGACCTTTAGGGCAAAAGCAAATAATTGCTGGAATTAAGGCATTCTATTCTCCTGAAAGTTTGCTTAACAAAAAAATTATAGTATTATCTAATTTAAAACCAGCTAAACTTATGGGCGAATTATCTGAAGGAATGCTTTTAGCTGCAAAAGATGATAAAGGAAATTTAAGCATATTAACTGTAGATAAAGATGTAGAACCTGGAGCTAAGATTTCATAA
- a CDS encoding proline--tRNA ligase: MRFSKLYAPTLKETPADSDIKSYELLIRGGFIRKISSGVYSYLPLGWRVIKKIEKIVREEMEKIGSQELMLPIIHPSELWKMTGRWDDYGPELMKLKDRHDREFTLGPTHEEIVTFLMKDELRSYKQLPLSVFQIATKFRDEIRPRFGVLRAREFIMKDAYTFHPDYESLHKTYLQFYEAYENIIKRMGVKYAIVEADTGAIGGNYSHEFHVLAKNGEGRIFYCEKCGYAASDEKAISDEKFIASIDEPKKQLTKVDTGELKTIEEIANFLNLPKNRLIKSMLLKSKNGWVMALIRGDYEINLSKLRSLIKDQTLDFAQPEEVYEKFGVNTGYIGPINVPKDVKIVADFSVKSVVNGVIGAMEENKHYINATPDEDFKVDIFSDIRFVKAGEKCPHCEGYLKEARGIEVGQVFELGDKYSSKMKAYFTDEEGNQKPFIMGCYGWGVSRTLGAIVEQLNDEHGMLWPRSIAPFEVAIIPVSSSNKKMFEFSDQIYNFLSKKGIEVLIDDREVSAGVKFKDIDLIGIPLKIIIGKSYEDGYIELKLRYEEQSKLIDASNLESIYNEVIQKLDEYNPVKALKI; this comes from the coding sequence TTGCGCTTTTCAAAACTATATGCACCAACATTGAAAGAAACTCCTGCCGATTCAGATATCAAAAGTTATGAACTATTAATTCGCGGAGGTTTTATTAGGAAAATATCTTCGGGGGTATACAGTTATCTTCCTCTTGGATGGCGTGTGATAAAAAAGATAGAAAAAATTGTCCGAGAAGAAATGGAAAAAATTGGTTCTCAAGAACTCATGCTTCCAATTATACATCCTTCTGAACTTTGGAAAATGACCGGAAGATGGGATGATTATGGGCCTGAACTAATGAAGTTAAAAGATAGACATGACAGAGAGTTCACGTTAGGTCCTACACATGAAGAAATAGTCACCTTTCTTATGAAAGATGAATTAAGATCATATAAGCAACTTCCACTTAGTGTTTTCCAAATAGCAACTAAATTTAGAGATGAAATAAGACCAAGGTTTGGAGTTTTAAGGGCTAGAGAATTTATTATGAAAGATGCATATACATTTCATCCTGACTATGAGTCTCTTCATAAAACTTACTTACAATTTTATGAGGCTTATGAAAACATTATTAAACGTATGGGAGTAAAGTATGCAATTGTCGAAGCAGATACAGGGGCAATTGGAGGAAATTACTCACATGAATTTCATGTTTTAGCCAAAAACGGTGAAGGTAGAATATTCTATTGTGAAAAATGTGGGTACGCAGCTAGTGATGAAAAAGCTATTTCTGATGAGAAATTTATTGCAAGCATTGATGAACCAAAAAAACAGTTGACAAAAGTAGACACTGGAGAACTAAAAACGATTGAAGAAATTGCAAATTTTTTAAATCTTCCAAAAAATAGATTGATCAAATCTATGCTTTTAAAGTCGAAAAATGGTTGGGTAATGGCGTTAATACGTGGCGATTATGAAATCAATCTTTCTAAACTTCGCTCTCTAATTAAGGATCAAACCCTTGATTTTGCACAACCTGAAGAAGTCTATGAAAAATTTGGAGTTAATACAGGATATATCGGTCCTATAAATGTACCTAAAGACGTTAAAATAGTCGCAGATTTCAGTGTAAAATCGGTAGTCAACGGTGTAATTGGTGCTATGGAAGAAAATAAACATTACATAAATGCAACACCAGATGAAGATTTTAAAGTTGATATATTTTCTGATATTAGATTTGTAAAAGCAGGTGAGAAATGTCCTCATTGTGAAGGTTATTTAAAAGAAGCTAGAGGTATAGAAGTTGGACAAGTTTTCGAACTTGGCGATAAATACTCTTCAAAAATGAAAGCATATTTTACAGATGAGGAAGGAAACCAAAAACCTTTTATTATGGGATGTTATGGTTGGGGAGTCTCAAGAACACTTGGAGCAATAGTGGAACAATTAAATGACGAACATGGTATGCTTTGGCCTAGAAGTATTGCACCTTTTGAAGTAGCAATAATACCTGTTTCTTCAAGTAACAAAAAAATGTTTGAGTTTTCAGATCAAATTTATAATTTTTTATCTAAAAAAGGTATTGAAGTTCTAATAGATGATAGAGAAGTCTCTGCAGGAGTTAAATTTAAGGATATAGACCTGATTGGTATACCCCTTAAAATTATTATAGGAAAGTCCTATGAAGATGGTTATATAGAATTAAAACTCAGATACGAAGAACAAAGTAAACTAATAGATGCTTCAAATCTGGAATCTATATATAATGAGGTAATACAAAAACTTGATGAATATAATCCAGTAAAAGCACTAAAAATATAA